A segment of the Silene latifolia isolate original U9 population unplaced genomic scaffold, ASM4854445v1 scaffold_862, whole genome shotgun sequence genome:
tgattgacaaaaatatacttgattttacttgtttccataataatttcagggtcaagaggccaccccccacaagatgttcatgaagacgaagaaaaataagaagggcgagtgggttaaccctcgagcggctgatgttgaggtaaattcttgaatttaatttaatatttatttttattacaaaaaacgataatctctttcttataaagataggtatatatatatatcatttctaacgattttctattttttcagcgtgatttccaagaggagatgagccagccattgccacctggacagtctcccgacgagattgaggcctactacaaggctgtaggaggatttgacgagaagaaccggatgtttgggacaggacctacaggggcccaaatatggtatgatcttcctcctaacaaagctggGCGACGGTCTTtgtcttatgctcctagcatgatttcacagctttccacccaaatgaatgatgagcgagccgctcgagttgctcttgaaagacaggttcaagaacaagctgaagaaatggcggcaatgagaaaggcttgggctgatttgcaagcatctcaacccccaaacacatgttcacaatttactccacatagacgggatAACTTTGGGGatggtgatgacgggtttggaggtattggtggtagttttattgaccctataaacacttagagcctttaagttagagcctttaggttagagcctttaggttagaactttagtttagttagtattgtcgtctagtaagtatgaaagacatggtaaaacaattctctgtttaatttgtaagacaatgtacaaatttgactatgtttttatgtaaaacaatttgcgtccccttctcttttgttgtctattgattcccgcattaggtcggcgtgaaaatggattccggcttggcggtcgacgattggatgtATTTTGCCAGGTTTTGTttatattggaaacgatgcaaaCAGGCATCGTATCGGGCAAAGAAGtcgtatttgaaacgatgcaaaaacgaTCGTAAACCGGGGCAGTTTCTTGTTTCGCCCGTTTTTTAATAgatcgacggaaattccgtcaagaattttaaaataccgacggaatttccgtcactgctTTCCCTCTCCATTTTTCCAGAATTAACAGGAAAAGGCCACGTGTCACcgtaactgacggaatttccgttagTAAAGTGataaaactgacggaaattccgtcactaccccatgttattttgatttcagaatcttacgtggaatgccacgtgtcagacgcaaccgacggaatttccgtcagtaatacaaaaaactgacggaaattccgtcacttttGACCTAaaaataaagacggattttccgtcataTATCCGTCAGTGTTTTGGtcgactgacggaaattccgtcagtacagGAGTTTTACTGACGCAATAAGCTGACCCTTAttcctgacggaatatccgtcagtaaattgaaataccgacggaaattccgtcagtttgggctttatttttccgtcagtttcccgcgtttttCCTGTagtgtgtgataatcacatttgtcgttcgagtttttaaatctaaaaactccttttatactttgttacatacaAACGGGTTGTAGATACAATAttaaaccccattaaagtgaacccggattaacatggtattcgcccgtagtcacttgtatgaggtgatgtctcgaagtgactagagtgtgatgcgattgatggcaagttcaagttccatagagtcatgtgagatgactag
Coding sequences within it:
- the LOC141640511 gene encoding uncharacterized protein LOC141640511, translated to VTRRITTLINGIKYNKKPPKWVPVSWLENLKNRPNDPTFAKHSKVNTANRKSGGKDGKALGTHTLGRKSCSDAFKELGQEATPHKMFMKTKKNKKGEWVNPRAADVERDFQEEMSQPLPPGQSPDEIEAYYKAVGGFDEKNRMFGTGPTGAQIWYDLPPNKAGRRSLSYAPSMISQLSTQMNDERAARVALERQVQEQAEEMAAMRKAWADLQASQPPNTCSQFTPHRRDNFGDGDDGFGGIGGSFIDPINT